In Lachnospiraceae bacterium, one DNA window encodes the following:
- a CDS encoding Vitamin B12 dependent methionine synthase activation subunit: MELADINRREILRYLGYKNQEADEHINRIVEDCLELLWKNVSPKYRVREFSLTLGEDNMIDGEVFQAKSKNLSVNLKDCEKILVFAATLGVGADYLLQKYNRLEMSRAVILQAASAAMIEEYCDQVCEGLKREYEEKGLYLRPRFSPGYGDFSLNCQRNVLNALDAGKHLGIKLTDSFLMMPSKSVTAVIGVSKKPHRCDVKGCEACGKTDCLYRR, encoded by the coding sequence ATGGAACTGGCAGATATTAACAGAAGAGAGATTCTGCGTTATCTGGGCTATAAAAACCAGGAAGCAGATGAACATATAAACAGGATCGTGGAAGACTGCCTGGAGCTTTTGTGGAAAAATGTTTCGCCTAAATACCGGGTACGGGAATTTTCACTTACTCTTGGAGAAGATAACATGATCGACGGGGAGGTTTTTCAGGCAAAAAGCAAGAACCTTTCTGTTAATTTAAAAGATTGTGAAAAAATACTGGTTTTTGCTGCTACCCTGGGAGTGGGAGCGGATTACCTGCTCCAGAAGTACAACCGCCTGGAAATGAGCAGGGCAGTGATCTTACAGGCAGCTTCCGCTGCTATGATCGAGGAATATTGTGACCAGGTATGTGAAGGCCTAAAAAGAGAATATGAAGAAAAGGGCCTTTACCTGCGTCCAAGGTTCAGTCCCGGATATGGGGATTTTTCTCTAAACTGCCAGAGGAATGTTTTAAATGCCCTGGATGCAGGAAAGCACCTAGGGATCAAACTGACAGACAGTTTCCTGATGATGCCTTCCAAATCCGTGACAGCAGTGATCGGAGTGAGCAAAAAGCCCCACCGCTGTGATGTGAAGGGCTGTGAAGCATGTGGCAAGACAGACTGCCTTTACAGACGATGA